One segment of Niabella beijingensis DNA contains the following:
- a CDS encoding YceH family protein, with product MNSETTETKALPELDSEEIRVLGALMEKSKTTPEYYPMTLNGLTAACNQKTARNPVVNYDEQTVTLILDRLKRRGLAATVTGGSSRVVKYRHNIALNYQFTPDEVAVICLLFLRGPLTPGEINSSSGRLYAFDDLAEVQTVLEKLAGGDTPYLQQLTRQPGQKEARYMHLFGNAAVAEAYTSEPALPAAAVTSNIEERLATVEQELATLKAAFDQLMKELMG from the coding sequence ATGAATAGCGAAACAACTGAAACAAAGGCCCTTCCGGAGCTGGACAGTGAAGAGATCCGTGTGCTGGGTGCCCTGATGGAAAAATCAAAGACCACCCCGGAATACTATCCCATGACGCTGAACGGGCTTACTGCGGCCTGCAACCAGAAAACAGCGCGCAACCCCGTGGTAAATTATGATGAGCAAACAGTAACATTGATCCTCGACCGATTAAAACGGAGGGGATTGGCCGCTACCGTAACCGGCGGCAGCAGCCGCGTGGTAAAATACCGGCACAATATTGCACTCAACTACCAGTTCACTCCTGATGAAGTGGCAGTGATCTGCCTGCTCTTCCTGCGCGGACCACTGACACCCGGCGAGATCAACAGCAGCTCCGGCCGGCTGTATGCGTTTGACGACCTGGCCGAGGTGCAGACCGTGCTGGAAAAACTCGCCGGTGGGGACACCCCCTACCTGCAACAGCTGACCCGGCAGCCCGGACAAAAGGAAGCCCGCTATATGCACCTCTTTGGCAATGCCGCTGTAGCAGAAGCCTATACCAGCGAACCCGCCTTACCCGCCGCCGCGGTTACATCCAACATCGAGGAGCGCCTGGCCACGGTGGAGCAGGAACTGGCCACATTGAAAGCTGCCTTCGACCAGCTGATGAAAGAACTGATGGGATAG
- a CDS encoding DUF7003 family protein, whose amino-acid sequence MTFTKKEILDELDLAFDGIPGKRFPVGKEEDVKYNFFPDLEHGYCETAGSKIHLYADAANWAIVFEKSGYQNRGGRAEIELNYFGNCIEYTIETYPERNYISNTQAIVLIDGEEFERIQNTEGGEMETFELIDPDIKEIKVRDTLAAFDNNYKNYEKLGIKIRDFDNPRKLIGFGDLIRYYAETDPEIVAATAAEIKKNIPEELPKLITLEEFYFSSAYDKDNPPSSVETYKLIAKILVAKDTGYWKPTLEPNNNWKNWESGNL is encoded by the coding sequence ATGACATTTACCAAGAAAGAAATTTTAGATGAACTTGATTTGGCTTTTGACGGAATCCCGGGTAAAAGGTTTCCGGTTGGTAAAGAGGAAGATGTTAAATACAATTTTTTCCCCGACCTGGAACACGGTTACTGTGAAACAGCCGGAAGTAAAATCCATTTGTACGCAGACGCAGCAAACTGGGCAATCGTTTTTGAAAAAAGCGGGTACCAGAATCGTGGCGGACGTGCTGAAATTGAACTGAATTACTTCGGTAACTGCATTGAGTATACTATTGAGACGTATCCTGAAAGAAATTATATATCAAACACGCAGGCCATTGTGCTGATAGATGGGGAAGAGTTTGAAAGAATTCAAAATACCGAGGGAGGAGAAATGGAAACCTTTGAACTGATTGACCCGGATATCAAAGAAATTAAAGTCAGGGACACACTGGCAGCATTTGACAATAATTACAAAAACTATGAAAAGCTGGGGATTAAGATTAGAGATTTTGACAACCCACGAAAGCTTATTGGTTTTGGTGACTTAATTCGCTATTACGCTGAAACAGATCCGGAAATTGTTGCAGCAACAGCAGCAGAAATAAAAAAAAACATACCTGAAGAACTGCCAAAATTAATAACGTTAGAGGAGTTTTATTTTTCGAGTGCTTACGACAAAGACAACCCGCCAAGCTCAGTTGAAACCTATAAGTTAATAGCAAAAATATTAGTGGCAAAAGATACGGGCTATTGGAAGCCAACGCTTGAACCGAATAACAACTGGAAGAATTGGGAATCAGGAAATTTATAG
- a CDS encoding DUF1028 domain-containing protein, producing MKTVKKLMVTALFLGLFVLPSYATWSIVIVDPKTKEIGIAGASCTYSVYGIGAIAPGKGAIVVQAMSSNKARAKGLEMIRADVAPGEILKMIRDSKYDPEEQQYAIVTIKQFKTPVTYTGSLTTAYRGALTTAGISVQGNTLTDSAELRAVLNVAIEARKKGLPMQDVLMLALEAGAKLGGDKRCGERKASSAFLTVARPDDDPEHPFLNLIVNATDETLNAVQTLRQKFDKQKTGVNK from the coding sequence ATGAAAACTGTAAAAAAGCTGATGGTAACCGCCCTCTTTCTGGGCCTTTTTGTACTTCCTTCTTATGCAACGTGGTCGATTGTCATTGTTGATCCGAAAACAAAAGAAATAGGAATAGCCGGCGCCTCCTGTACCTACAGTGTGTACGGAATTGGTGCCATTGCTCCTGGAAAAGGGGCTATTGTGGTGCAGGCAATGAGCAGCAATAAAGCAAGGGCGAAAGGCCTTGAAATGATCAGGGCCGATGTTGCTCCCGGAGAGATCCTGAAAATGATCAGAGACTCAAAGTATGATCCGGAAGAGCAGCAATACGCCATTGTAACCATAAAGCAGTTTAAAACGCCCGTAACTTATACCGGATCTTTAACAACGGCATATAGGGGAGCATTGACAACTGCGGGTATTTCCGTACAGGGCAACACCCTGACTGATTCCGCTGAACTGCGGGCCGTATTAAATGTGGCTATTGAAGCCCGGAAAAAAGGGCTTCCGATGCAGGATGTATTGATGCTTGCGCTGGAAGCCGGTGCCAAACTCGGTGGCGACAAGCGTTGTGGCGAAAGAAAAGCATCAAGCGCATTTTTAACGGTGGCCCGGCCGGATGATGATCCGGAACATCCGTTTTTAAACCTGATCGTGAATGCCACGGATGAAACGCTGAATGCCGTTCAGACCTTGCGGCAAAAGTTCGACAAGCAGAAAACCGGAGTGAATAAGTAA
- a CDS encoding glycosylase, whose product MMIRIFLVIGWVLMGITAGAQKKEVPQALMQKIYGEVKTPHKYGLVLAPGSPEKKLDCPTVFRNNGKWYMSYIEFDGDGYETWLAQSTDLLHWKSLGKMLSRTNDSLKWDGYQKAGYVSLIDPTWGGTYSVEKYSGNYWMSYIGGRTPGYEAGLLSIGMAYTPDDVARPHEWRTLEQPVLKATDPDVRWWENKKLYKSSVIWDKKKTLGYPFVMYYNANGDTSHNTPKWRWFERIGMAVSNDMVHWKRYRTDPIVHHRIGITGDGVLQKMGDLWVMFYFGAFWENRKNETFNRFACSYDLVHWTDWKGADLIRSSEPYDRKYAHKPCVVKYKGVVYHFYCAVNDNDQRGIAVATSVDKGKSMVRFANR is encoded by the coding sequence ATGATGATACGGATTTTTTTAGTTATCGGATGGGTGTTGATGGGCATAACGGCAGGCGCGCAAAAAAAAGAAGTGCCGCAGGCGTTGATGCAAAAAATATATGGCGAAGTAAAAACGCCGCATAAATACGGACTGGTGCTGGCTCCCGGCAGTCCGGAAAAAAAGCTGGATTGTCCCACTGTGTTCCGCAACAACGGGAAATGGTACATGTCCTATATTGAGTTCGATGGCGATGGCTATGAGACCTGGCTGGCGCAGAGCACCGACCTGCTGCACTGGAAGTCCCTTGGAAAAATGTTGTCCAGGACAAATGATTCATTAAAATGGGATGGTTATCAGAAGGCGGGCTATGTTTCGCTGATCGATCCCACCTGGGGCGGAACTTATAGCGTGGAAAAATACAGCGGAAATTACTGGATGAGCTATATCGGCGGGCGCACACCGGGATACGAGGCCGGGCTGTTATCCATCGGCATGGCATATACTCCGGACGATGTGGCCCGTCCGCACGAATGGCGCACGCTGGAGCAGCCCGTATTAAAAGCCACGGACCCGGATGTGCGGTGGTGGGAGAATAAAAAACTGTACAAGAGTTCTGTGATCTGGGATAAAAAGAAGACCCTGGGCTATCCCTTCGTAATGTATTACAACGCCAATGGCGATACCAGTCATAATACGCCCAAATGGCGCTGGTTTGAGCGTATCGGGATGGCCGTATCAAATGATATGGTACATTGGAAGCGCTACCGGACAGATCCCATTGTGCACCACCGTATCGGTATCACCGGGGACGGGGTTTTGCAGAAAATGGGAGACCTTTGGGTAATGTTCTACTTTGGTGCGTTCTGGGAGAACAGGAAGAACGAGACCTTCAATCGTTTTGCCTGTTCCTACGACCTGGTACACTGGACGGATTGGAAGGGCGCGGACCTGATCCGCTCTTCGGAACCCTATGACCGGAAATATGCACACAAGCCCTGTGTGGTAAAATATAAAGGCGTGGTCTATCATTTTTATTGTGCGGTGAACGATAACGACCAGCGGGGGATTGCCGTGGCTACTTCGGTGGATAAGGGAAAGAGTATGGTGCGTTTTGCAAATAGGTGA
- a CDS encoding family 78 glycoside hydrolase catalytic domain: MKNWFVFGLLFLIGLSGNAQLKAVYLRCEYLQNPLGVEDPNPRLSWELTSDQKNARQSAYRILVADDPALLKKGTGNVWDSRKVTSDASIQIRYSGKPLVAGKKYYWKVMTWDAGGRPSSFSEPALWQMGLLNVADWSGAQWIAREVLPEANVIVPFAHGGGKKEWGKRPDILPLLRKDFNIPKPVKQATVFISGLGHFELHLNGKKTGDHFLDPGWTQYAKHAQYVTFDITSQLQNGGNTLGVMLGNGFYYIPGERYRKLTGAYGFPKMIAKLLIEYKDGTTATVVSDNSWKTAESPIYFSSIYGGEDYDANREKTGWDRPQFNDVGWTAAVVTSGPPQLQAQPAEPLRVLQSFEPVSKKEITKGTWVYDLGQNFSGIPAIKVSGKKGDTIRLRPAELVREDGSANQGATGSPHIYTYVLKGNGVEEWQPRFTYYGFRYVQVEGATPEGMASGLPVIKELKGLHIRNSAPEIGGFSSSNELFNKTNDLIRWAIRSNMASVFTDCPHREKLGWLEETHLMGSSVQYNYDIAALCKKVVRDMINAQTKDGLIPDIAPEYVEFDGGFRDSPEWGSAGVIFTWYAFQWYGDTALLKEAYPMMKKYVSYLKAKSKNHILEFGLSDWYDIGPEHPGVSQLTPMGVTATATYYYDLTILSKVAALLGINDDLSLFENWAKEVKNAFNDKFFNRETKQYATGSQAANAMALYMNLVEPEYRDAVVQNLVKDIRDRNNALTGGDVGYRYVLRALEDAGYSDVIYDMNNRSDVPGYGYQLAHGATALTESWAALSSVSNNHFMLGHLMEWFYSGLCGIRQAEGSVGFKDIEIRPHPVGAITNAKATYHSVRGLIKVNWQKEGNQLTVNVEIPANTTATIYFPPGYDKTPVKTGSGSYSLTAKKK; encoded by the coding sequence ATGAAAAATTGGTTTGTTTTTGGTCTGCTTTTCCTTATCGGTCTTTCGGGCAATGCCCAGCTAAAAGCAGTATACCTGCGTTGTGAATACCTGCAAAATCCACTGGGAGTGGAGGATCCTAACCCGCGACTGAGCTGGGAGCTTACCAGCGATCAGAAAAACGCGCGGCAGTCTGCCTACCGTATCCTGGTGGCGGATGATCCGGCGTTGCTGAAAAAAGGTACCGGTAATGTGTGGGATTCCCGTAAAGTAACTTCTGATGCTTCGATACAGATCCGTTATTCCGGCAAACCACTGGTAGCCGGAAAAAAATATTACTGGAAGGTGATGACCTGGGATGCAGGCGGGCGGCCTTCTTCCTTTAGCGAGCCGGCGCTGTGGCAGATGGGATTGCTCAATGTGGCCGACTGGTCCGGGGCGCAGTGGATTGCGCGGGAGGTGTTGCCGGAGGCAAACGTGATCGTTCCCTTTGCACATGGTGGGGGTAAGAAAGAATGGGGCAAACGCCCGGATATATTGCCCCTGTTACGTAAGGATTTTAATATTCCCAAACCGGTGAAACAGGCTACTGTATTTATCAGCGGGCTCGGACATTTTGAATTACATCTGAACGGGAAAAAAACAGGAGATCATTTCCTGGATCCGGGATGGACACAGTATGCAAAGCATGCACAGTATGTGACCTTTGACATTACATCTCAATTACAAAACGGAGGAAATACCCTGGGGGTGATGCTGGGCAATGGCTTTTATTATATACCCGGTGAGCGCTACCGCAAACTGACCGGTGCTTACGGCTTCCCGAAGATGATCGCCAAGCTGCTGATCGAATATAAGGATGGAACTACTGCAACCGTGGTATCCGACAACAGCTGGAAGACCGCCGAATCGCCTATTTATTTTTCCAGCATTTATGGTGGGGAAGATTATGACGCCAACCGCGAAAAAACCGGCTGGGACCGGCCGCAGTTCAATGATGTCGGCTGGACGGCGGCAGTGGTAACCAGCGGTCCGCCGCAGCTGCAGGCCCAGCCTGCGGAGCCGCTGCGGGTGTTGCAGTCATTTGAGCCGGTTTCAAAAAAAGAGATCACAAAAGGCACCTGGGTATACGACCTGGGACAGAACTTTTCGGGCATCCCTGCGATAAAAGTATCCGGAAAAAAAGGAGATACGATCCGGCTGCGACCTGCGGAACTGGTTCGTGAAGACGGCTCGGCCAACCAGGGTGCAACCGGATCGCCGCATATTTATACCTACGTGCTCAAGGGAAATGGAGTGGAGGAATGGCAGCCCCGCTTTACCTATTACGGGTTCCGTTATGTGCAGGTAGAAGGAGCGACACCGGAAGGAATGGCTTCCGGTTTGCCGGTAATAAAGGAACTGAAAGGATTGCACATTCGCAACAGTGCACCGGAGATCGGCGGGTTTAGCAGCTCGAATGAATTATTCAATAAAACAAACGATCTCATCCGCTGGGCCATCCGCAGCAATATGGCAAGCGTGTTCACTGATTGTCCGCATCGTGAAAAACTGGGCTGGCTCGAAGAGACCCATCTGATGGGCAGCTCCGTGCAATACAATTATGACATTGCCGCGCTTTGTAAAAAAGTGGTAAGGGATATGATCAATGCGCAGACAAAGGACGGACTGATCCCTGATATTGCACCCGAGTACGTGGAGTTTGACGGCGGTTTCCGGGATTCCCCGGAATGGGGTAGTGCAGGGGTGATCTTTACCTGGTATGCCTTTCAGTGGTACGGCGATACGGCCCTGTTAAAAGAGGCCTACCCGATGATGAAGAAATATGTATCTTATCTGAAAGCAAAATCAAAAAATCATATCCTGGAATTCGGTCTGAGCGACTGGTATGATATCGGTCCGGAACACCCGGGCGTCTCGCAGCTGACGCCGATGGGCGTTACGGCAACAGCTACATATTATTATGATCTGACCATTCTTTCAAAAGTAGCTGCATTGCTGGGCATCAATGATGATCTGTCCCTGTTTGAAAACTGGGCCAAAGAAGTAAAGAACGCATTCAATGATAAATTCTTTAACCGGGAGACCAAACAATATGCCACCGGCAGTCAGGCAGCCAATGCCATGGCTTTATATATGAACCTGGTGGAACCGGAATACCGCGATGCAGTAGTACAGAATCTGGTAAAGGACATCCGTGACCGGAACAACGCGCTTACGGGTGGGGATGTAGGCTACCGTTATGTATTGCGTGCCCTGGAAGATGCGGGTTACAGTGATGTGATCTATGACATGAACAACCGCAGCGACGTGCCGGGGTATGGTTACCAGCTGGCGCATGGTGCTACAGCACTTACCGAATCCTGGGCCGCTTTGTCTTCGGTGTCCAATAATCATTTTATGCTGGGCCACCTGATGGAATGGTTCTATTCCGGACTTTGCGGTATCCGTCAGGCGGAGGGCTCCGTTGGGTTTAAGGACATTGAAATAAGACCACATCCTGTGGGAGCAATAACCAATGCAAAAGCAACGTATCATTCTGTGCGTGGTTTGATAAAAGTAAACTGGCAAAAAGAAGGTAACCAGCTTACGGTAAATGTGGAGATTCCGGCGAATACAACGGCTACTATTTATTTTCCACCAGGGTATGATAAAACGCCCGTTAAAACAGGTTCGGGCAGCTACAGCCTTACAGCAAAGAAGAAATGA
- a CDS encoding PepSY-associated TM helix domain-containing protein: protein MARTSDKKKKKRSLFYRVSAWLHLWLGLVTGLVMVVVCLCACIWVFNEEITGLLQPETKVARENKAVIPPSRLMRIADSLYPGKKAGYATYKQGNAIYLSLGEGRTGNTVLRIHPYTGAVISVKENKEGKTDFFRFILNGHRFLWLPPEIGRPIVNYSTLVFVLILISGIVLWWPRRWTKAARKQSFTIKAKASFKRVNYDLHNVLGFYALLVLAVMALTGMVYGIKWYSKGLYWVTSGGHHLPEFNRGRSDSLQAGRFYTPAAVMDQCWNKVAAAHPEAEGIYYSFADIKKPASAINITIYPTAGKYYNTRSFAFDQHTGEQLKGNNPIYDKSYTESSGAAKFRRMNYDLHVGSILGLPGKILAFFGALIGASLPVTGFLVWWGKRKKKPVAIKLPVAAKQLPAVMQEAALLN from the coding sequence ATGGCAAGAACATCGGATAAAAAGAAGAAAAAGCGCAGTCTGTTCTACCGGGTATCTGCCTGGCTGCACCTTTGGCTGGGACTGGTTACCGGTCTGGTCATGGTGGTTGTTTGCCTCTGCGCCTGCATCTGGGTATTTAATGAAGAGATCACCGGCCTGCTGCAACCGGAAACAAAAGTGGCCCGGGAAAATAAAGCAGTGATCCCGCCATCCCGGCTGATGCGCATCGCTGACTCTTTGTACCCCGGCAAAAAAGCAGGCTATGCCACTTATAAACAGGGCAATGCCATCTACCTTTCTTTAGGCGAGGGCCGCACCGGAAACACCGTCCTGCGCATCCATCCCTATACCGGAGCCGTGATCAGCGTAAAAGAGAACAAGGAAGGCAAAACTGATTTTTTCCGGTTCATCCTGAACGGGCACCGGTTCCTGTGGCTACCCCCTGAGATCGGCCGCCCCATTGTTAATTACAGCACCCTGGTATTTGTGCTGATACTCATCAGTGGTATTGTTTTGTGGTGGCCCCGCAGATGGACAAAAGCCGCCCGCAAACAAAGCTTCACCATTAAAGCAAAAGCCTCTTTTAAACGGGTGAATTACGACCTGCACAATGTACTCGGCTTTTATGCCCTGCTGGTGCTCGCAGTAATGGCGCTTACCGGTATGGTGTATGGCATTAAATGGTACAGCAAGGGTCTGTACTGGGTTACCTCCGGTGGCCATCACCTGCCGGAATTTAACAGGGGCCGTTCCGACTCATTGCAGGCGGGCAGGTTTTATACCCCTGCGGCGGTGATGGATCAATGCTGGAACAAAGTAGCCGCAGCACATCCGGAAGCCGAAGGTATTTACTATAGTTTTGCCGATATCAAAAAGCCTGCAAGTGCCATCAATATTACCATCTACCCAACCGCCGGTAAATATTATAACACCCGCAGTTTTGCATTCGACCAGCACACCGGCGAACAGTTAAAAGGGAATAATCCCATTTATGATAAAAGCTATACCGAATCCTCCGGTGCTGCCAAATTCCGGCGTATGAACTACGACCTGCATGTAGGCTCCATCCTGGGTCTTCCGGGAAAAATACTGGCCTTCTTTGGCGCATTGATCGGCGCCAGTCTGCCCGTGACTGGTTTCCTGGTATGGTGGGGCAAACGCAAAAAGAAACCGGTTGCCATAAAGCTCCCTGTTGCCGCGAAGCAGCTCCCTGCCGTTATGCAGGAGGCCGCTCTTCTCAACTGA
- a CDS encoding TonB-dependent receptor — protein MRRYLALVIVMLICTSLFATEEPFSAIKGTVYSSDDQPVANATVHIKNTSHVTITDKSGNFYFRRLAAGTYTVEVTFVGNDPVEQEVEVGQNETVTISIKINNTLPELEEVIIKSNRNKYLNNEVSSSLRLQTPILELPQNIQVISSDIMADQQVFDIVDGITRNVSGVTRQGHWDNQYANLRMRGSKIPAFRNGMNIEASWGPTAEDASMIERIEFVKGPAGFMLANGEPGGFYNVVTKKPTGYTRGSATFSMGSFSTYRGALDLDGRLSKDGKLLYRFNMAGQQKDFFTKYNYSNRYVIAPVISYAISDATKLTLEYTYQGSKYLTNGNYTFSPKQFADPGIGNDFFYGDPSFEPSKLRDHSVYAYLDHKLSRNWTAHAQVAYFNFSMEANSTWLSYMKDNGDMPRYWSIADEAGENRFGQFSFTGEERTGSIRHRILLGADFGNKKFWGDFRPLLDSIPAKPLNVYAPVYGIPGDVFPVIDRSKDVRTRAGGSNYVSVVSYASAYVQDELAFFQDQLRLSLGLRFTSSETVGKNKAAEIKNQVVSPRIGLSYSINDATSVYTLYDQSYVPVAGTDWQGEAFKPIKGNDIEAGIKRQWFNGRWVSSISAYIITRENALVADPDPAHVVNGQTFQAQLGETKTKGIEFDLTGEVFPGMNANINYALTDSRISKATDATTIGNITPNTAKHTGNTWLNYRIQKGRLEGFGLMGGISGMWNRYVGNTKDPNFPNYVRADGGISYQRGRYSISLLVNNLANHQRLLTAGSFSSPTPALAEKVGAVPYYSYIVEARRNFRMGITYRF, from the coding sequence ATGAGGAGATATTTAGCTTTAGTTATTGTTATGTTGATCTGTACTTCACTGTTCGCAACAGAAGAACCCTTTTCTGCAATTAAGGGTACCGTTTACAGTTCCGACGACCAGCCCGTTGCCAACGCCACCGTACATATCAAAAATACCAGTCATGTTACCATCACCGATAAGAGCGGAAACTTCTATTTCCGCCGCCTTGCTGCAGGAACTTATACCGTTGAAGTTACTTTTGTAGGTAATGATCCGGTGGAGCAGGAGGTGGAAGTAGGACAAAATGAAACCGTCACCATTTCAATAAAAATAAACAACACCCTTCCCGAACTGGAAGAAGTGATCATCAAAAGCAATCGCAATAAATACCTGAACAATGAGGTCAGCAGTTCTTTAAGATTGCAAACTCCTATCCTGGAACTTCCGCAGAACATACAGGTGATCTCTTCCGATATCATGGCCGACCAGCAGGTATTTGATATCGTGGATGGCATTACCCGCAATGTAAGCGGTGTAACCCGCCAGGGGCATTGGGACAACCAGTATGCCAATCTGCGGATGCGTGGCTCCAAGATACCTGCTTTCCGCAACGGCATGAACATTGAAGCATCCTGGGGGCCTACAGCTGAAGACGCGTCCATGATCGAACGGATCGAATTTGTAAAAGGTCCGGCCGGTTTTATGCTGGCCAATGGTGAGCCCGGAGGTTTTTATAATGTAGTCACCAAAAAGCCTACGGGTTATACCAGGGGTTCCGCCACCTTCAGTATGGGTAGCTTCAGCACCTACCGCGGGGCGCTTGACCTGGATGGCCGGCTGAGCAAGGATGGTAAATTGTTGTACCGTTTCAATATGGCAGGTCAGCAAAAGGATTTCTTTACCAAATACAATTACAGCAACCGCTATGTAATCGCCCCGGTGATCAGCTATGCCATCAGCGATGCTACCAAATTAACACTGGAGTATACCTACCAGGGATCCAAATACCTTACCAATGGTAACTATACCTTCTCCCCCAAACAATTTGCTGATCCCGGCATCGGGAACGATTTCTTTTACGGAGATCCATCCTTTGAGCCCAGCAAACTGAGGGATCATAGTGTTTACGCTTACCTCGACCACAAGCTGAGCAGGAACTGGACCGCCCACGCGCAGGTGGCTTACTTCAACTTCAGCATGGAGGCCAACAGCACCTGGTTAAGTTATATGAAGGACAACGGTGATATGCCCCGCTACTGGAGCATTGCAGATGAAGCCGGTGAGAACCGGTTCGGACAGTTCTCCTTTACCGGGGAGGAACGCACCGGAAGCATCCGTCACCGCATCCTGCTGGGCGCCGACTTCGGCAATAAAAAATTCTGGGGCGATTTCAGGCCCCTGCTGGATTCCATACCAGCCAAACCTCTGAACGTATATGCACCGGTATATGGTATTCCGGGCGATGTATTTCCCGTCATCGACCGTTCAAAAGATGTAAGAACACGGGCCGGCGGCAGCAACTATGTTTCCGTGGTATCCTATGCATCGGCCTATGTGCAGGATGAGCTGGCTTTTTTCCAGGATCAGCTACGGTTATCCCTGGGACTGCGTTTCACGTCCTCGGAAACTGTTGGGAAGAACAAAGCGGCCGAAATAAAAAACCAGGTAGTATCGCCCCGTATCGGGCTGAGTTATTCCATCAATGATGCTACCAGTGTATATACTTTGTATGATCAATCCTACGTGCCCGTAGCCGGCACCGACTGGCAGGGAGAAGCCTTCAAACCCATTAAAGGAAACGATATCGAAGCCGGCATCAAACGCCAGTGGTTCAACGGCCGTTGGGTTTCCAGCATCAGTGCCTATATCATTACCCGCGAAAATGCGCTGGTAGCGGATCCGGACCCCGCGCACGTGGTAAACGGACAAACCTTCCAGGCACAGCTGGGTGAAACAAAAACAAAAGGGATCGAATTTGACCTCACCGGTGAGGTATTCCCCGGCATGAATGCCAATATCAATTATGCCCTTACTGATTCAAGGATATCAAAAGCGACCGATGCCACCACCATCGGTAACATTACGCCCAATACGGCCAAACACACCGGCAATACCTGGCTGAATTATCGCATCCAAAAAGGCAGGCTGGAAGGTTTCGGACTGATGGGGGGTATCTCCGGTATGTGGAACCGCTATGTTGGCAATACCAAAGACCCCAACTTTCCCAACTATGTACGCGCAGATGGCGGTATCAGCTATCAGAGAGGGCGTTACTCCATCTCCCTTCTGGTGAACAACCTGGCCAATCATCAGCGGTTACTGACCGCAGGATCCTTCAGCTCACCGACTCCGGCCCTGGCCGAAAAAGTTGGCGCGGTTCCTTACTACTCTTATATCGTGGAGGCAAGAAGGAATTTCAGAATGGGGATCACTTATCGTTTTTAG